The following coding sequences are from one Ancylobacter sp. TS-1 window:
- a CDS encoding PQQ-dependent sugar dehydrogenase: MAQEPERIDSSAGPLEVETVAAGLASPWSLAFLPDGRMLVTERPGRLRIVSRSGTVSAPVAGVPPVFARGQGGLLDVALAPDFASSGRLYLSYAEPREGASGTTVARARLVEQGGDARLEGLEIIFRQQPAAAGGSHYGSRLAFGRDGTLFVTLGDRYSLREQAQQLSSHIGKIVRIAPDGSVPGDNPFRTRNGARPEIWSYGHRNVQGAAIDPATGRLWTIEHGARGGDELNRPEAGRNYGWPVITYGRDYSGARIGEGTAKDGMEQPVKYWDPSFAPSGLAFYTGSLLPAWKGDLFTGGLSGQRLVRLRLDEARERVVGEEILLAGRGQRIRDVRQGPDGALWLLTDDPSNGRLLRLGPAD, encoded by the coding sequence ATGGCGCAGGAACCCGAACGGATCGATTCGTCGGCCGGCCCGCTCGAGGTCGAGACCGTCGCCGCCGGCCTCGCCAGTCCGTGGAGCCTCGCCTTCCTGCCGGATGGCCGCATGCTGGTGACGGAGCGCCCCGGCCGGCTGCGCATCGTCAGCCGCAGCGGCACGGTGTCCGCTCCCGTGGCGGGCGTGCCGCCGGTCTTCGCCCGCGGACAGGGCGGGCTGCTCGATGTGGCGCTGGCGCCGGATTTCGCCAGCAGCGGGCGCCTCTATCTCTCCTATGCCGAGCCGCGCGAGGGGGCCTCCGGCACCACGGTGGCGCGGGCGCGTCTGGTCGAGCAGGGCGGCGACGCCCGGCTGGAAGGGCTGGAGATCATTTTCCGCCAGCAGCCGGCGGCGGCCGGCGGCAGCCATTACGGCTCGCGTCTCGCCTTCGGACGCGACGGCACGCTGTTCGTCACCCTCGGCGACCGCTACTCGCTGCGCGAGCAGGCGCAGCAGCTCTCCAGCCATATCGGCAAGATCGTGCGCATCGCCCCCGACGGCTCGGTGCCCGGCGACAACCCCTTCCGCACGCGGAACGGCGCCCGGCCGGAAATCTGGAGCTACGGCCACCGCAATGTGCAGGGCGCCGCCATCGACCCCGCCACCGGCCGGCTGTGGACGATCGAGCACGGCGCGCGCGGCGGCGACGAGCTCAACCGCCCCGAGGCCGGCCGCAACTATGGCTGGCCGGTCATCACCTATGGCCGCGACTACAGCGGCGCGCGCATCGGCGAGGGCACGGCGAAGGACGGCATGGAGCAGCCGGTGAAATACTGGGACCCGTCCTTCGCGCCGTCGGGCCTCGCCTTCTATACCGGCAGCCTGCTGCCGGCGTGGAAGGGCGACCTGTTCACCGGCGGGCTGTCCGGCCAGCGGCTGGTGCGGCTGCGGCTCGACGAGGCGCGCGAACGCGTCGTCGGCGAAGAAATCCTGCTCGCCGGGCGCGGGCAGCGCATCCGCGACGTCAGGCAGGGCCCGGACGGCGCACTGTGGCTGCTGACCGACGATCCCTCGAACGGGCGCCTGCTGCGCCTCGGCCCGGCGGACTGA
- a CDS encoding DMT family protein, with product MTGLFPPALTPILLLFASNVFMTFAWYGHLKHKSTPLMIAILASWGIAFFEYCLAVPANRYGSAVYSTVELKTIQEVITLVVFAGFSVLWLKEPFYWNHLIGFAFIALGAFFIFQKW from the coding sequence ATGACCGGCCTCTTTCCTCCGGCGCTCACGCCGATCCTGCTGCTGTTCGCCTCGAACGTCTTCATGACCTTCGCCTGGTACGGCCACCTCAAGCACAAGTCGACGCCGCTGATGATCGCCATTCTGGCGAGCTGGGGCATCGCCTTCTTCGAATACTGCCTCGCCGTGCCGGCCAACCGCTATGGCTCGGCCGTCTATTCCACGGTGGAGCTGAAGACCATCCAGGAGGTCATCACGCTGGTGGTGTTCGCCGGCTTCTCGGTGCTCTGGCTGAAGGAGCCCTTCTACTGGAACCACCTGATCGGCTTCGCCTTCATCGCACTGGGCGCCTTCTTCATCTTCCAGAAGTGGTAG
- a CDS encoding SemiSWEET transporter, whose translation MVGSSLSTELIGGVAAVLTTLCWLPQALKILRTRETRDLSLVAYLAFAGGVALWLVYGVLIGSIPVIMANASTLVLLVGILSLKLRYG comes from the coding sequence ATGGTCGGGTCTTCGCTTTCCACCGAACTCATCGGCGGCGTCGCCGCCGTGCTGACGACGCTGTGCTGGCTGCCGCAGGCCCTCAAGATCCTGCGCACCCGCGAGACGCGCGACCTTTCGCTCGTCGCCTATCTCGCCTTTGCCGGCGGGGTGGCGCTATGGCTGGTCTATGGTGTGCTGATCGGCTCGATTCCGGTCATCATGGCCAATGCCTCGACGCTCGTCCTGCTCGTCGGCATCCTGTCGCTCAAGCTGCGCTACGGCTGA
- a CDS encoding Fe2+-dependent dioxygenase, with amino-acid sequence MLIQIPDLLTREEVAHCRRVLESSPWVDGRVTAGQQAAKSKFNLQIPVESTEAAELGDLVLRALGRSPVFNSAVMPLRVLPPMFNRYDVGMRFGAHVDGAIRTVPGAGIRMRADVSTTIFLTEPEEYDGGELVIEDTYGAHEVKLPAGHAVVYPASSLHSVNEITRGSRWGSFFWSQSMIKDQERRAMLYDLDRAIIGTRTRLPDDDPAVLSLANVYHNLLRHWAEL; translated from the coding sequence ATGCTGATCCAGATTCCCGATCTCCTCACCCGCGAGGAAGTCGCCCATTGCCGCCGCGTGCTGGAATCCTCGCCCTGGGTCGACGGGCGCGTGACGGCGGGCCAGCAGGCCGCGAAATCCAAGTTCAACCTTCAGATTCCGGTGGAATCGACGGAGGCCGCCGAGCTTGGCGACCTGGTGCTGCGCGCGCTCGGGCGCAGCCCGGTGTTCAACTCGGCGGTGATGCCGCTGCGCGTGCTGCCGCCGATGTTCAACCGCTACGATGTCGGGATGCGGTTCGGCGCCCATGTCGACGGCGCGATCCGCACCGTCCCCGGCGCCGGCATCCGCATGCGGGCGGACGTGTCGACCACTATCTTCCTGACCGAGCCGGAGGAGTATGACGGCGGCGAACTGGTCATCGAGGACACGTACGGCGCGCATGAGGTGAAGCTGCCGGCCGGCCACGCCGTGGTCTATCCCGCCTCCAGCCTGCACAGCGTCAACGAGATCACCCGCGGCAGCCGCTGGGGCTCGTTCTTCTGGTCGCAGTCGATGATCAAGGATCAGGAGCGGCGCGCCATGCTCTACGACCTCGACCGGGCCATCATCGGCACCCGCACCCGCCTGCCGGACGACGACCCGGCGGTGCTGTCGCTGGCCAATGTCTACCACAACCTGCTGCGGCACTGGGCCGAGCTGTAG